The Halioglobus maricola genome segment GATACGATCTATACCGAGCGCAACCTTACTCGTTCGGCTGAAGTGTTGTGCGTAACCCAGCCCACCGTCAGTAATGCCCTGGCGCGCCTGCGCAAGAGCTTCAATGACGAACTGTTTATCCGTTCGCCCAAAGGTATGGTGCCAACCCCCCTGACTGAAAATATTATCGGCCGGGTTCGGGAGTCATTGCAGATGCTGGAGACGTCGGTGTTGGAAGGCGATGTATTTGCCCCCGCGTCCTGTGATCGCACGTTTCAGCTGAGTATGAATGACGATACGGCGGCCACGCTGCTGCCGGAACTGATGGAGACGCTCGCCCAGCAAGCGCCAGCGATGTCACTGCAGAATTACCTGATTCGCAGGCGGGACCTGTTTTCGGCCCTGGCTTCCGGGCAGCTTGATCTGGCGATCGATGTGATCGGCCGGGCTGACCCCCAGCTGTGTCACGAGCCGCTATTCAAGGAACGTTATGTCTGCTTGGTCCGTCATGATCACCCAGAGTTGGGCGACAGTATCAGCCTGGAGAAATATCTCTCGATGGGGCACGTGCACGTTAGTAGTCGACCTTCCGGGCTAGGGGTCGTGGACGCCGAGCTCAATCGCCTGGGTTATCAGCGCGATATTAGGCTGCGCATGCAAAATCACTACACGGCGCCGGAGGTGGTGAGCCGTACCGATCTACTGCTGACCGCTCCCAGCCACTGGGCACACCGGACATCGCTAAAAGCACTGGAGTTGCCGCTGGTGCTCCCGGGT includes the following:
- a CDS encoding LysR family transcriptional regulator; the protein is MRLNRVDLNLFVVLDTIYTERNLTRSAEVLCVTQPTVSNALARLRKSFNDELFIRSPKGMVPTPLTENIIGRVRESLQMLETSVLEGDVFAPASCDRTFQLSMNDDTAATLLPELMETLAQQAPAMSLQNYLIRRRDLFSALASGQLDLAIDVIGRADPQLCHEPLFKERYVCLVRHDHPELGDSISLEKYLSMGHVHVSSRPSGLGVVDAELNRLGYQRDIRLRMQNHYTAPEVVSRTDLLLTAPSHWAHRTSLKALELPLVLPGLQLNLIWHRSADNDQASRWLRERVIEVYKNLSR